TTGACCTTGAGGATCTCGATGAAGGCGTCCCACATGTGGAGGGATGTGAGGAGGGAGTTGCAGAAGGCGATGGTGGGAGCATCGGGGGAGGGATTTCCTTCAAGACGGTAGGGAATGGAGAGATTGTCTGGGGTGGTGATGAAAGAGTTGATGACGGGGGTTGGGCTGGCGACGGTGGATGTCTTGGAGTCTGATGTAGTGAACGATGCTGTTGTAGGGAGCCTCGACAAGTGGTCTAAGTCTCTTGGAGCTGGGCCAAAGGTGTAGAAGAGAGAGTATATGCGCCTGTTCCTGGATGCGACGGAGTTCTCAAAGTCGTCGTTGCTCAATGAGGAAGTGGCAGCGTTTTTCTCTGCCTCTTGGAGTCCATTTTCCTTGGCAAAGTCATGGAAGGACAGGTACTTTGTAGGCTGGTCGGGCTCAAGACTCGAGGTCTTGAACAGGCGACTTCTTAGCCAGCCGGGGATTTTGGACATAAAGCCGACATGCTCCTCGACAAACCACTTCCGAAACAGATCGCTTGCTTCGGGGGTATCCTTGAGAGTGACTTCGGTAGCTACAGCCACGAGACCTTCTGCCTCGTTATCCGTCAATTTCTCGACTAGCATAAAGAGCGGAGACTCCTCGACATGAACCAAGTCGTAGAAATAGCGCTTCACGTCGACCTGGCCAATAGTAGCTGCTTCTCTCGGGGAGCGGTTTGCACGCAGGGTCAAGTAAGTCTCGGTCTCGAGATGCGCCATGTCCGTGACATCGTAGGCGGCGAGGAACTCGGGCTGCTTGCCATCTGCGGCTCGATAGCGGAGGCCGTTGCTGAAGATTTGCGGGAGGCGCAGTCGCGTTGGGCCGTGTTCGTTGTTGTACCATTCGTGGAACTGGTCAAGCGAGAGGCCGTCGTGAGGCTGCATTGTGACGTAGAGGTTGCCGGGGGTCGCCATTTTGAAGGTGTagttggttggttggtgaTTTGTTTGCTGTCAACGGATCCTacgcttttcttttctttttttttttccctctctcttgttcACGAAGTGAGGTTAAAGAGAGAAATTAAATATACAAGATTATTTTACAGAGATGAGTGAGTTTTTGAAGCCTCATCTTATGAGTTGAGGCGTTGCCGGATAAATATTCAATCGGGCTGCCCACTGTGCCCCGCGTATGTTGGAGCTCTCGGCAATTGGGGACGGTTGGAGTTGGAACTGGAGCTGCCCCACGTGGGTTCGGAAAGATTCGCCGGATGCTGGCCGGGGAGTTAATGACAGGGCCCTGAAGTGAGAACCAAACGAGTTTAGCATTTCCTTGTTGTTGTATCAATTTCTAGATGGGCATCTCATCGTAGTATAGATACCTAAAATCCATGGATATCTGATAGAATCTGATAACATGATGCGGGGTTTTAATCAAGTGATATTCACGTGCTGGGAGCAATTTggaaagaagcaagcaaccGCCAAAGTGCTGCACCAATCCTTTTCCACCGCCTCACAACCATTAACTCACTGCGCCaatcctcctcttccgcctTATCTACCGCAAATCAAACTGAAACAACAAACGACGGCCTCTCAGCACACCACGTCGGATCTCTCATTCTTCCCCGCTGTCTCGACAGGCCGCATAGGATCCATCTGTCAAGTCACCGTGCAGCAACTAGCCCACCATGGGCTCGTTTTACCAGGCATCCACCGCACAGAATGCGTTCGCAAGCCCCGTGCGACCTTCGCGGGCCTCCCGCATGGTTGGCCTGCTGGAAGAGGGCCAATAAAGCATTCCCACAGAGCAAACGTGGAGGGTCAAACTCTCGAGTCCACCAAACAGCCTTGATTAAcccctcttttgctgccatcATGCTACAAGGCTGCGCGGGTCGAGACCCTTCGTGATCGAGTTGTGTTGACCACCTACGCTAGTCGATTTTTCGTCTCCGTGGGCGAGAGAGCGAGACATCATCTTTAAGAGGCCGTTGCGAACCgccccttttttctctttttttctttcgatgCCGCAAGGCCAGGAAGCGGCAACCGTCCCCTGCAGACGCCACCATGGAGGTGTTTCTGAATAAAGTGCCGCAGGGTTTGTCAGATGACAACCTTCGTACTGAACTTGAGCCACATATGAAAAAATTAGGTGTCCTCGACTGGCACTGCGATAAACCTCTCAATAAACCTCATGCCTGGATCACCTTTCTCAATGAGAACGATGGAGGGAAATTTCTTCAAAGTCATGGGGTTGGCACTCGCATCTCACCACAGGCCGCAGGTCGCCAAAATTACAACAGCCATCTCAGACCCCAGCACAATGAAATCGCAAGATTAATCCTTTTCAAGACACAAATCTTTGTCAAGAAGAGCAATAAACGAGCTGACGAGACTATTCTCATGCACCTCAAAATACAAAAGGATGAACGAAAGGCAGAACAGCGGAAGCCAGAGAAACGGAAGCCAGCCGCCGTTGATCGCAACCCAAAGGCACCCGCTATCAGCTCAGAAATTCGCCATATCGGATGCGgaaaaaatatttttacACAAGAATCTGATGTCTTGACATTTGTCGAACAGAGTGGCCTCCTCGTCCAGGGTGTGGCCAAGTTTGGACGCCGCTCTTTGAGGCTTACGCTCTCAGGAGATTGCAATTATCGCGTTGATATTTCTTACGATATTATCCAAGATCTCGTCACCGAGGCATCTGATGCGTCAATGACTCTCGTCTTGACAGAGGTGCCAAGATTTTATGCTCAGCAGATGTCATCGAAATATGTCAAATGGGAGCGACAACCATTTTTGGGCCTGTGGCCTGCGCATCAGAAATATGTGGCTCACTGTTTGGTTTACCGCATAACACTCGCGGCGAATTATGCGGAAACTCTCCAGGACTTGAGATCTCGAAAAATTATTGTCGTTACGAGACAGCATCTACCTGTGCAAAGGAACCCTCTACCTTATGAGGAAGACTATTCCACCTGCATGAGTAAATTCGAAGGTTCCATCCAAAGCGCCAGCAATTCAAGACTACGACTACTACCATTTGCGATACTATTTCAGCTTCAAGCTTTGGTGTGGAACAACTACTTGCATCCAGCAACGGCGCTTAAAATGCTGGAAATCATGGACCGGATTGCCAAGGACTGCAAGAGGGCCGGAGAACAGCTGCCATTCACCACTGACTCAATGAAGCAATTATTCCAAAACATTCCATATCCGTGCCCTGGGATAGATCCacagcatcttcttgcaAGAAAACTGGTTGAAGATGTGATAGAGGTAGAGCAAATGCATCGGTCAGAGGATCCGATGCGCACCTCACCCTATGGCCCACGACTCTCGGAACAACAGGCTTGGGTGTTGAAGATCATGGTCACCCCAACCCGCATTATGCTACACGGACCTGATGGCGAGAACAAAAACAGAGTCTTGAGGATGTTCCCGCAGCATTCAGACTACTTTGTCCGAGTCATATTTGGTGACGAAGACGGTCAGGATCTGGCATTGCTGCCCAGTGTGAATAATTCGGCAATTTTTGAACGATACCGGAAAATCATGAAGGACGGGATTCATGTTGCTGGCCGAAAGTTTGAGTTTCTGGGGTTTTCTCACTCCTCTCTTCGCTCTCACTCGGCGTGGTTTTGTGCACCCTTTGTCGACAAGATGGAGCATCAGgacaacaacagcatcatcaagtcGCTAGGCGATTTTAGCGACATTCGCGTCCCAGCAAAATGCGCCGCGCGTATCGGGCAAGCCTTTTCCGAAACGCCTGATGCAGTGGATATTCTTCAATGCGGCATTGAGATCAAGTACATCCCTGACGTGAAAACAGCTGACGGAAACCGTGTATTCAGCGACGGGGTTGGTACCATCTCGTCGGATGCTATGGAGGAGATTTGGGACCACCTCACAGCGACAAATTCGACGCCAACCTGCTTTCAAGTCCGCCTTGGAGGGATAAAGGGAATGCTCTCACTCGACTCCCggctcaagggcaaggtAATTTGCATACGGAAGGAGTCCATGATGAAGTTTCCAAGCTCGGACCAAACGAGTTTGGGCATTTGTGACACGGCTTCAAAGCCGCTGCGCCTTGTTTTGAATCGCCAAACAATCAAAATTTTAGAAGATATGGGTACAAACGCCGAGTGGTTCATAGATCAGCAGAACAAAGCCCTCGACATACTTCGAAATGTCACCGCCTCAGCACCAAACACCAGCGCCTTTTTGGAGCATCAACTTGTGGGCACACATGTGGGGTTTCCCAAGCTCATCAAGTACTTGAACAAGGTTGGAATCGACTACCGGCGAGACAAGTTCATGAAGAATGTTGTAGATCATACCATTCTTCGAGAGTTGCGTCTGCTGAAGCACAAAGCACGGATTCCGGTGGACCAAGGAGTGACTCTGTTTGGCATCATGGACGAAACGGGATATCTTGACGAGGGCCAAATATATGTCACTTTTGATTCAACATATGACAAGGCCCAGGGTCGGAAGAAGCGGACAGTCAAGGACGGATTTGTGCTTGTCACGCGCTCACCTGCCCTCCATCCTGGAGATATTCAGCTTGCTCAACTGACGACGCCGCCACCTGGGCATCCACTACGTGATTTGAGAAATTGCGTCGTCTTTAGTCAGAAGGGGGATCGCGATTTGCCAAGCCAGCTGAGCGGGGGAGACCTCGATGGAGACTTGTACAGCATCTTCTGGGATCCCTTTGTCATTCCAAAGAGTTACTTTACCCCGGCCGATTATCCCAGAGTTACACCGCCGGCACTGGACCGAGTGGTGACGCGTGACGACATTGCAGACTTTTTTGTCAAGTTTATGGAGAGTGATATCCTGGGCATGATTGCCAACCGACACCAGATTTTTGCAGACTtcaaagaagagggaacAGTTGATCAAGAGTGTACCAGACTCGCGGAGCTGCATTCAACCGCAGTCGACTACTCCAAGACGGGTATTGCAGTGACAATCCAAGAACTGCCCAAGGCACCACGTGGCCGCCCAGATTTGTAAGTACCATTCGCTGTCCTATGCCCTCCACAAGAGTTGCTTGATTGAGCATGCCAATTTGGAAGAGGCACAATTTCTAACTTTCGCTGTTTCTTGCTAGCCTTGCGCCTGCTCCTCCCACCCGTTTATACGATCGAGGTGAAATCGACCACATTGGAGATCCCGAATcggatggagatggtgagGATGGGATGGGTATAAATAAGCAAATATACTACAAATCTCAGAAGATATTGGGCGAATTGTATCGCGGTGTGGACGAAGAGAAAATCTGGGTTCACGATGTCCAGCGCCCGGTGGCAGCGAACGGTCCTTCTCCATGGGAGCAGTTGAACACGCATGTGCGCGCTGCTCTAAAGGAGGAAGGATATACCGTGTCAGACGTTGATTACACTCATCGGATTGATGACGCATGGAAGCTTCGTGAACTGTACGACcccccctccatctcaataTTTTGAAGCGGCTAACTGGGGTTGAAATAGGTATCAAACGCAAGTCTCCAATTCCATGTGGCAGTTTTCAACCAGTCCTCGCGCTCCCATTAGCGAAGTGGAAGCCTTTTGCGGGTCAATTCTAAACCCTAAAGGCAGCCAAACGCGGCGGCAACGAGATTCATCCATCAAGctgaaagaggagatggacAGAGTCATGAATTTCTTTGCGAAGCTTATACGCGATCGTACTGGGGGTGCTACGGGTACTGCAGATGACGCGGCGTCGGTCGCAACGGATGATGACGGGCAAAGTGAGAGGGAAAGAATGAATGCCGTGGAACTGTGCTGGGCTTGTGTGGTTGTGGGGAGCGAGAAGGATGTCCAGGCTGACGGCCATCACGAGAGCGAAAAGCCGCTCCAGAGCTTCCgggtggtggcggcgagcTGTCTGGTGAAGGAACTCAATGAGCTGTTGACTAGAAAGAGGCTCGGAAGGGTGGGAGGTTATCTTGGGGTTCGTTCGGGGCCTCGATACCATGGCGTGTTGCCAATCAGGTGATGATGTTTACTGCATTTTGATGGGAGTTTGTACTATGTTTGATAATGCGCTTTATGGAGGAATaggatggatggagttgagacATGATGGATAACTATGTATGGGATAAGTAAGAATGACAATGATACTTTATATTGTGAAGAATAGTGAGAGCAGCTCATCGTGAAGCAGCTGAGAGAGTCATCACTCAGCTCAACGTGGAGAGAGGCATTGTATTCATGGGAGCAGAATTATGCACAAATCAGCGTCAACTCAACAGTTTGCAGGAGTCTTCCTATTTTCATCGTAGTACTCCCCATCACGAGCTACATTTACTCATCTAAACGCAATTGCCAGACACCAAAATACGGTACGGCACACTGGGAAACAAGATCATCATGCAAGGTTTCATATAGCAACACTGTGGACTATCAATCAGTGCCAATTCCTTCAAAAATTGCATTTCCGGCCCTTTTGATTCAATGTGCTCACGATGACTGCTCTGTGAACCTTCAACTTCACGATATCATAAGGTACTCTTGTGTGGTGTTGCAAAGTACATGATGCGCCAGGGCGTCATACTGTATTTGGGAGGTTGATGGGGGGTGGTGGTGCAGAGGCGCGCCATCACTTTCAATACATGCACGGGCTACTACGGCGAAAATAGGAATATTCTACGGTGAAAGTAGGAAGACTCATTTGCAAACTCCAGGCACACGTTGACAAAATAAAGAGATAGCCAGCTGCGAACCAGCCACAAGCTGCGCCACCGAGttcaaagatggagagagcaaTTGCCGACAGAAATTGGATTTTGGCTGAGGTTGGTGAAGCCAAGAAAGTAAACAAGATTCTGTGCGGCGATTGGCTGGTCCCTTAAAAGTTAGCAGCTGCTTAACTGCTGCCGAAACGGCGGGTTATGCCGTCATCGCCTTCTGCCCTGCATCGCATCTCGTC
The sequence above is drawn from the Trichoderma breve strain T069 chromosome 5, whole genome shotgun sequence genome and encodes:
- a CDS encoding alpha/beta hydrolase fold domain-containing protein; the encoded protein is MATPGNLYVTMQPHDGLSLDQFHEWYNNEHGPTRLRLPQIFSNGLRYRAADGKQPEFLAAYDVTDMAHLETETYLTLRANRSPREAATIGQVDVKRYFYDLVHVEESPLFMLVEKLTDNEAEGLVAVATEVTLKDTPEASDLFRKWFVEEHVGFMSKIPGWLRSRLFKTSSLEPDQPTKYLSFHDFAKENGLQEAEKNAATSSLSNDDFENSVASRNRRIYSLFYTFGPAPRDLDHLSRLPTTASFTTSDSKTSTVASPTPVINSFITTPDNLSIPYRLEGNPSPDAPTIAFCNSLLTSLHMWDAFIEILKVNRPLLRILRYDTRGRHSIPQPPVSATLDTLADDLLTVLDALRIPKLHTLIGVSMGGATALKFALKYPTRLHRLIACDFNASSSPANSQAWKDRVAMAEQDSGRGIKDLADRTVARWFHPASMEKPELVKFMTDMVAENDVEGFKHSCTALSDYDMKPDMPASHLPCVFVVGEGDANGALVKAMDGFKGLYGDGTELRIVPNTGHLPMTEDPQAFWEAIQDVVYQL
- a CDS encoding RNA dependent RNA polymerase domain-containing protein → MEVFLNKVPQGLSDDNLRTELEPHMKKLGVLDWHCDKPLNKPHAWITFLNENDGGKFLQSHGVGTRISPQAAGRQNYNSHLRPQHNEIARLILFKTQIFVKKSNKRADETILMHLKIQKDERKAEQRKPEKRKPAAVDRNPKAPAISSEIRHIGCGKNIFTQESDVLTFVEQSGLLVQGVAKFGRRSLRLTLSGDCNYRVDISYDIIQDLVTEASDASMTLVLTEVPRFYAQQMSSKYVKWERQPFLGLWPAHQKYVAHCLVYRITLAANYAETLQDLRSRKIIVVTRQHLPVQRNPLPYEEDYSTCMSKFEGSIQSASNSRLRLLPFAILFQLQALVWNNYLHPATALKMLEIMDRIAKDYPQHLLARKLVEDVIEVEQMHRSEDPMRTSPYGPRLSEQQAWVLKIMVTPTRIMLHGPDGENKNRVLRMFPQHSDYFVRVIFGDEDGQDLALLPSVNNSAIFERYRKIMKDGIHVAGRKFEFLGFSHSSLRSHSAWFCAPFVDKMEHQDNNSIIKSLGDFSDIRVPAKCAARIGQAFSETPDAVDILQCGIEIKYIPDVKTADGNRVFSDGVGTISSDAMEEIWDHLTATNSTPTCFQVRLGGIKGMLSLDSRLKGKVICIRKESMMKFPSSDQTSLGICDTASKPLRLVLNRQTIKILEDMGTNAEWFIDQQNKALDILRNVTASAPNTSAFLEHQLVGTHVGFPKLIKYLNKVGIDYRRDKFMKNVVDHTILRELRLLKHKARIPVDQGVTLFGIMDETGYLDEGQIYVTFDSTYDKAQGRKKRTVKDGFVLVTRSPALHPGDIQLAQLTTPPPGHPLRDLRNCVVFSQKGDRDLPSQLSGGDLDGDLYSIFWDPFVIPKSYFTPADYPRVTPPALDRVVTRDDIADFFVKFMESDILGMIANRHQIFADFKEEGTVDQECTRLAELHSTAVDYSKTGIAVTIQELPKAPRGRPDFLAPAPPTRLYDRGEIDHIGDPESDGDGEDGMGINKQIYYKSQKILGELYRGVDEEKIWVHDVQRPVAANGPSPWEQLNTHVRAALKEEGYTVSDVDYTHRIDDAWKLRELYQTQVSNSMWQFSTSPRAPISEVEAFCGSILNPKGSQTRRQRDSSIKLKEEMDRVMNFFAKLIRDRTGGATGTADDAASVATDDDGQSERERMNAVELCWACVVVGSEKDVQADGHHESEKPLQSFRVVAASCLVKELNELLTRKRLGRVGGYLGVRSGPRYHGVLPIR